Proteins encoded in a region of the Myxococcales bacterium genome:
- a CDS encoding 2OG-Fe dioxygenase family protein, with protein MPPPLELHAPRSRPAALASLRDVGFAVVAPDALAGVAELPRDSFVGLERSWASLPPDPHLLDGGAYRFRRHGCFVQQLVGASDLSSTPPRPHYQPVTYNALHGGIVRWFAPLESTLAEAPGFVRLVAGLGRAFADARADVRPTRWHVEAHAFRIDPREGVGRPTPEGAHRDGVDFVAVVLVDRRGVRGGETRVFDAAGPHGVRFSLVAPWSALLLDDARVVHETTPIVLEEPGGHRDTLVLTYREAGFQEP; from the coding sequence ATGCCGCCTCCGCTCGAGCTCCACGCCCCGCGCTCGCGCCCCGCGGCGCTCGCCTCACTCCGTGACGTAGGGTTCGCCGTCGTGGCACCCGACGCGCTCGCCGGCGTCGCGGAGCTGCCGCGTGACTCGTTCGTGGGGCTGGAGCGCTCATGGGCGAGCCTCCCGCCGGATCCCCACCTGCTCGACGGTGGCGCGTACCGCTTCCGCAGGCACGGGTGCTTCGTGCAGCAGCTCGTGGGCGCGAGCGACCTCTCGTCGACGCCACCGCGGCCCCACTACCAGCCCGTGACCTACAACGCTCTGCACGGGGGTATCGTGAGGTGGTTCGCCCCCCTGGAGTCGACCCTCGCGGAGGCGCCCGGGTTCGTGCGCCTGGTCGCGGGTCTCGGTCGCGCGTTCGCGGACGCGCGCGCCGACGTGCGCCCCACGCGCTGGCACGTCGAAGCCCACGCGTTTCGCATCGACCCGCGCGAGGGCGTAGGGCGGCCGACGCCGGAGGGCGCGCACCGTGACGGCGTCGATTTCGTCGCCGTGGTGCTCGTGGATCGTCGCGGCGTACGGGGCGGCGAGACGCGCGTGTTCGACGCCGCAGGGCCCCACGGCGTGCGGTTCTCGCTCGTGGCGCCGTGGTCCGCGCTGCTCCTCGACGACGCGCGCGTCGTGCACGAGACCACGCCGATCGTCCTCGAGGAGCCGGGGGGACACCGCGACACCCTCGTGCTCACCTACCGCGAGGCCGGCTTCCAGGAGCCCTGA
- the cyaY gene encoding iron donor protein CyaY yields MSEAPMDETIYYRHAEAAFRRVEAALEGFDADEVDFDRAGDVLRVTFRDGGKCVLNTQRPTRQLWLAADAHAWHFSLDDGGAWRDDHGGDLDLFARISEIVSRHVDRPASV; encoded by the coding sequence ATGAGCGAAGCCCCCATGGACGAGACCATTTACTACCGCCACGCCGAGGCCGCCTTCCGCCGCGTGGAGGCCGCGCTCGAAGGCTTCGACGCCGACGAGGTGGACTTCGATCGCGCCGGCGACGTGCTCCGCGTGACGTTCCGTGACGGCGGAAAGTGTGTGCTCAACACCCAGCGACCCACGCGTCAGCTCTGGCTCGCCGCCGACGCGCACGCGTGGCACTTCTCGCTCGACGACGGGGGCGCGTGGCGCGACGACCACGGAGGCGACCTCGACCTCTTCGCGCGAATCTCGGAGATCGTCAGCCGGCACGTGGATCGCCCCGCGTCGGTCTGA
- a CDS encoding TolC family protein — protein sequence MPRPRSLSSSPLSPRRVALALAVAASAAVRVAAAQPAPAPSPAPAPAAPSPAPEVAAPQAPRPNLGGTAVAGGALTADVVGRRAAETSYSARAAQESVRSAAVKVDQAWSNYLPRLSGKFSYTRLSDFTPPSATGAGSIVGTPLPAGTPNPTPTVAVGFSFPLVLNQWALEAQLVVPISDYFLRINQGYAAATRSQDAARLDVVTARAKSAAEGRVAYYNWLRARGAVVVATQSLEAVKVHLADAKNLLAVGSASRADVLRAETAVAGAELAVERTKNLAALTEKQVALAIHAKEDEALVPGEGIDGEVAPFVGSLPQLIAEARTGRYEIKSIDASAAAARKQAEAYRGGAYPSVAAFGSALYANPNQRRFPQANEFFGTWALGAQVTWSPNDAYGAFAGARDVEAHVAGAEAQREAVRDGVELEVTQAFQAVREADFAAVSSKRQLASAEEAHRVARELFVNGRATSTTLTDAEADLTRARLEQLNARIEARAARVRLEHALGRDARPYDR from the coding sequence ATGCCACGACCTCGCTCCCTCTCGTCTTCACCGCTCTCGCCACGCCGCGTGGCGCTCGCCCTGGCCGTCGCGGCGTCCGCGGCGGTGCGCGTCGCCGCGGCGCAGCCCGCGCCCGCCCCGAGCCCTGCGCCCGCCCCCGCCGCCCCGAGCCCCGCGCCCGAGGTGGCTGCTCCGCAGGCCCCCCGGCCCAACCTCGGCGGCACCGCCGTGGCGGGCGGGGCGCTCACCGCCGACGTCGTCGGCCGGCGCGCCGCGGAGACGAGCTACTCGGCGCGAGCGGCCCAGGAGTCGGTGCGCTCCGCCGCGGTGAAGGTCGACCAGGCGTGGTCGAACTACCTCCCGCGTCTCTCCGGGAAGTTCTCGTACACGCGCCTCTCCGACTTCACGCCGCCCTCCGCCACCGGCGCCGGCTCCATCGTCGGCACGCCGCTGCCGGCTGGCACGCCGAACCCCACGCCCACCGTGGCGGTGGGCTTCTCGTTCCCGCTCGTGCTGAACCAGTGGGCGCTCGAGGCGCAGCTCGTCGTGCCGATCTCGGACTACTTTCTCCGCATCAACCAAGGCTACGCCGCCGCGACGAGGAGCCAAGACGCCGCGCGGCTCGACGTGGTCACCGCCCGCGCGAAGTCCGCGGCCGAGGGTCGCGTCGCGTACTACAACTGGCTGCGCGCTCGCGGCGCGGTCGTCGTCGCCACCCAGAGCCTCGAGGCCGTGAAGGTGCACCTCGCCGACGCCAAGAACCTCCTCGCGGTGGGCAGCGCCTCGCGCGCCGACGTGCTCCGCGCCGAGACCGCCGTCGCCGGCGCCGAGCTCGCCGTCGAGCGCACGAAGAACCTCGCGGCCCTCACCGAGAAGCAGGTCGCGCTCGCCATCCACGCGAAAGAGGACGAAGCGCTCGTGCCCGGCGAGGGCATCGACGGCGAGGTGGCGCCGTTCGTCGGCAGCCTCCCCCAGCTCATCGCGGAGGCCCGAACGGGGCGCTACGAGATCAAGAGCATCGACGCGAGCGCGGCCGCGGCGCGCAAGCAGGCCGAGGCGTATCGTGGCGGCGCGTACCCCAGCGTCGCCGCTTTCGGCAGCGCGCTGTACGCGAACCCGAACCAGCGCCGCTTCCCCCAGGCGAACGAGTTCTTCGGCACCTGGGCGCTCGGCGCGCAGGTCACCTGGTCGCCCAACGACGCGTACGGCGCGTTCGCGGGCGCGAGGGACGTGGAGGCCCACGTGGCCGGCGCAGAGGCTCAACGCGAGGCCGTCCGCGACGGCGTGGAGCTCGAGGTCACCCAAGCCTTCCAGGCGGTGCGCGAGGCCGACTTCGCCGCGGTGTCGAGCAAGCGGCAGCTCGCGAGCGCCGAGGAGGCCCACCGCGTCGCGCGCGAGCTGTTCGTGAACGGGCGCGCCACCTCGACGACCCTCACGGACGCGGAGGCCGACCTCACCCGCGCGCGGCTCGAGCAGCTGAACGCGCGCATCGAGGCCCGCGCGGCGCGCGTGCGGCTCGAGCACGCCCTCGGGCGTGACGCCCGCCCCTACGATCGGTAG
- a CDS encoding acyl-CoA dehydrogenase family protein, with the protein MDLELTETQEHVRLAARDFATRAIAPKAREIDEKERFPEELIRGLGELGLLAVNVPDDVGGSGAGVVSYGLAMQEIAAACASTAVTMAVTNMVGEVISAFGTPEQRQAYCPKLASAEYLAGAFALSEAGAGSDPGAMRTVARDDGDSWVIDGDKQWISSGSYAGVFVVWARTGDTATLPGTRGVSCFLVEGGTPGLRIGRAEQKMGLRGSNTAALELEACRVPKSALLGKLNGGFKVAMMALDGGRIGISCQALGIARAALEESVRYARDRRAFDRSIGEFQAIQWKLADMKTELDAAHLLAMRAAWLKEEGRPFSREASMAKLFASEAANRIVNHAVQIHGGYGYIREFAAERHLRDARVTTIYEGTSEVQRLVIARSVLSP; encoded by the coding sequence ATGGACCTCGAGCTGACCGAGACCCAAGAGCACGTGCGCCTCGCCGCCCGCGACTTCGCGACGAGGGCGATCGCCCCGAAGGCCCGCGAAATCGACGAGAAGGAGCGCTTCCCCGAGGAGCTCATCCGCGGCCTTGGGGAGCTCGGCCTGCTCGCGGTGAACGTGCCCGACGACGTGGGCGGGTCGGGCGCGGGCGTGGTCTCGTACGGGCTCGCGATGCAGGAGATCGCCGCCGCCTGCGCGTCCACGGCCGTGACCATGGCCGTCACGAACATGGTGGGGGAGGTGATCTCCGCGTTCGGCACCCCCGAGCAGCGGCAGGCCTACTGCCCGAAGCTCGCGAGCGCCGAGTACCTCGCGGGCGCCTTCGCCCTCAGCGAGGCCGGCGCGGGCAGCGATCCGGGCGCGATGCGCACCGTGGCGCGCGACGACGGCGACTCGTGGGTCATCGACGGCGACAAGCAGTGGATCTCGAGCGGATCGTACGCGGGCGTCTTCGTGGTGTGGGCGCGGACGGGCGACACCGCCACCCTCCCCGGCACGAGGGGCGTCTCGTGCTTCCTGGTCGAGGGCGGCACCCCGGGCCTGAGGATCGGGCGCGCCGAACAGAAGATGGGGCTCCGCGGGTCGAACACCGCGGCGCTCGAGCTCGAGGCCTGCCGCGTGCCCAAGTCGGCGCTGCTCGGCAAGCTCAACGGGGGCTTCAAGGTCGCGATGATGGCGCTCGACGGCGGCCGCATCGGCATTTCGTGCCAGGCCCTCGGCATCGCCCGCGCGGCGCTCGAGGAGTCGGTCCGCTACGCGCGTGATCGGCGGGCGTTCGACCGATCGATCGGCGAGTTTCAGGCCATTCAGTGGAAGCTCGCCGACATGAAGACCGAGCTCGACGCGGCGCACCTGCTCGCGATGCGCGCGGCGTGGCTGAAAGAGGAGGGGAGGCCCTTCTCTCGGGAGGCGAGCATGGCCAAGCTCTTCGCGAGCGAGGCGGCGAACCGCATCGTGAATCACGCCGTACAAATCCACGGCGGCTACGGCTACATCCGCGAGTTCGCGGCCGAGCGTCATCTCCGCGACGCCCGCGTCACGACGATCTACGAAGGCACGAGCGAGGTCCAGCGCCTCGTGATCGCGCGGAGCGTCTTGTCGCCCTGA
- a CDS encoding RNA-binding protein, giving the protein MGNRLYVGNLSFNSNQDSVRAAFSTFGEITDVHVVSDRETGQSRGFGFVTMGTSEAAQKAIREMNGALLDGRALKVNEAEERQNRGGGGRGGGGGGRW; this is encoded by the coding sequence ATGGGCAATCGTCTCTACGTCGGCAACCTCTCCTTCAACTCCAACCAAGACTCCGTCCGCGCGGCTTTCTCCACGTTCGGCGAGATCACCGACGTGCACGTCGTCTCCGATCGCGAGACCGGTCAGTCGCGCGGCTTCGGCTTCGTGACGATGGGCACCTCCGAGGCGGCCCAGAAGGCCATCCGCGAGATGAACGGCGCGCTCCTCGACGGCCGCGCGCTCAAGGTCAACGAGGCCGAGGAGCGTCAGAACCGCGGCGGTGGCGGTCGCGGCGGCGGCGGCGGCGGTCGCTGGTAG
- a CDS encoding universal stress protein — protein MSAAQPPSSPRSATVSIVVGFAFTAADGPAFERAAKIATWAPGGELHLVHVFDANAPRTEASSAALAGRLRTYVEEKAASMGGLGGLHVGIHLRYGDTVREILQLASDVSATMIVVGSEAGPRLKQWIMGSTADKLVAHAPMPVLVASPRGAAPPGDEALAIEPPCPDCTRVRFESRGNHWWCERHASHAKSGHTYSYQREWPFSGHDSAVSPTGVDF, from the coding sequence ATGAGCGCCGCGCAACCCCCCTCGTCTCCCCGTTCCGCCACGGTGTCCATCGTCGTCGGGTTCGCCTTCACCGCCGCCGACGGTCCAGCCTTCGAAAGGGCCGCCAAGATCGCCACCTGGGCGCCGGGCGGCGAGCTCCACCTCGTCCACGTGTTCGACGCGAACGCGCCCCGCACCGAGGCCAGCTCGGCGGCGCTCGCCGGGCGTCTGCGGACGTACGTGGAAGAGAAGGCTGCTTCGATGGGCGGGCTCGGCGGGCTCCACGTCGGCATCCACCTCCGCTACGGCGACACCGTGCGCGAGATCCTGCAGCTTGCGTCGGACGTGAGCGCCACGATGATCGTCGTGGGGTCGGAGGCGGGACCCCGCCTGAAGCAGTGGATCATGGGCTCGACCGCCGACAAGCTGGTCGCGCACGCCCCGATGCCCGTGCTCGTCGCGAGCCCCCGCGGCGCCGCGCCGCCGGGCGACGAGGCACTGGCCATCGAGCCGCCGTGCCCGGACTGCACCCGCGTGCGCTTCGAGAGCCGCGGGAACCACTGGTGGTGCGAGCGCCACGCGTCGCACGCCAAGAGCGGCCACACCTACTCGTACCAACGCGAGTGGCCCTTCTCCGGTCATGACTCGGCGGTGAGCCCCACCGGCGTCGACTTCTGA
- a CDS encoding acyl-CoA dehydrogenase family protein has product MNFELTEEQKMIRDTARDFAAREIAPKASEIDKASRWPDEIVKRLAELGFLGMMVPEEHGGGGLDALSYVLAMEEISAACASSGVIMSVNNSLFCDPVTKFGTPEQKAEVLGPVARGEKLGCFGLTEPMSGSDAHTMLTFAERQGDSWVINGAKNWITNGPQADYIVLFAVTDRGDPNAAKPKVRHTAFLIPAGTPGFTKNARDHKLGIHGAHSCTVFFENCRVPHTAVLGPVGDGFKVAMATLDGGRIGIAAQALGIARAALDVATAYAQERKSFGVPIAQHQAIQFMLADMATELDAARLLTWRAASLKDKGVRHSMESAQAKLYASEVATRVAHKSLQIHGGYGYSTEFSPERHYRDARITEIYEGTSEIQRIVIAAKVLAS; this is encoded by the coding sequence ATGAATTTCGAGCTGACCGAAGAGCAGAAGATGATCCGCGACACCGCGCGGGACTTCGCGGCGCGCGAGATCGCGCCGAAGGCCTCCGAGATCGACAAGGCCTCGCGCTGGCCGGACGAGATCGTGAAGCGTCTGGCCGAGCTCGGCTTCCTCGGAATGATGGTCCCGGAAGAGCACGGCGGCGGCGGCCTCGACGCGCTGTCGTACGTCCTCGCGATGGAAGAGATCAGCGCCGCCTGCGCCTCCTCGGGCGTCATCATGAGCGTGAACAACTCGCTCTTCTGCGATCCGGTCACGAAGTTCGGAACGCCTGAGCAGAAGGCCGAGGTCCTCGGGCCGGTCGCGCGGGGCGAAAAGCTCGGCTGCTTCGGGCTCACCGAGCCCATGAGCGGCTCCGACGCGCACACCATGCTCACCTTCGCCGAGCGCCAGGGTGACTCGTGGGTCATCAATGGCGCGAAGAACTGGATCACGAACGGCCCGCAGGCCGACTACATCGTGCTGTTCGCGGTGACCGACCGCGGCGATCCGAACGCCGCCAAGCCGAAGGTGCGGCACACCGCGTTCCTCATCCCCGCGGGGACGCCCGGCTTCACGAAGAACGCGCGCGACCACAAGCTGGGCATCCACGGGGCGCACTCGTGCACCGTGTTCTTCGAGAACTGCCGCGTCCCGCACACCGCCGTGCTCGGCCCCGTGGGCGACGGCTTCAAGGTGGCGATGGCCACGCTCGACGGCGGCCGCATCGGCATCGCCGCGCAGGCGCTCGGCATCGCGCGCGCGGCCCTCGACGTGGCGACCGCCTACGCCCAGGAGCGCAAGTCGTTCGGCGTCCCGATCGCGCAGCACCAGGCGATTCAGTTCATGCTCGCGGACATGGCGACCGAGCTGGACGCAGCCCGGCTCCTCACCTGGCGCGCGGCCAGCCTGAAGGACAAGGGTGTCCGCCACAGCATGGAGAGCGCGCAGGCGAAGCTCTACGCGAGCGAGGTCGCGACGCGCGTCGCGCACAAATCGCTGCAGATTCACGGCGGCTACGGCTACTCCACCGAGTTCTCCCCCGAGCGCCACTACCGCGACGCGCGCATCACGGAAATCTACGAGGGCACGAGCGAGATCCAGCGCATCGTGATCGCGGCGAAGGTGCTCGCGTCGTGA
- the apaG gene encoding Co2+/Mg2+ efflux protein ApaG yields the protein MSNAITQGIRVSVSTQYVPEQSSPKAHRYVFAYTIRIANEGPEPAQLRSRHWVITDSNGKVEEVRGPGVVGQQPTLRQGEQFEYTSGCVLATPRGEMRGTYQMHRADGSRFDAAIAPFALALPHSLN from the coding sequence GTGTCGAACGCCATCACCCAAGGCATCCGCGTCTCCGTCTCCACTCAGTACGTGCCGGAGCAGTCGTCGCCGAAGGCGCACCGCTACGTGTTCGCGTACACCATCCGCATCGCGAACGAAGGGCCCGAGCCGGCGCAGCTGCGCAGCCGGCACTGGGTCATCACCGATTCGAATGGCAAGGTCGAGGAGGTCCGCGGCCCAGGGGTCGTGGGCCAGCAACCCACGCTGCGTCAGGGCGAGCAGTTCGAGTACACGAGCGGCTGCGTGCTGGCCACGCCGCGCGGCGAGATGCGCGGCACCTACCAGATGCACCGCGCCGACGGCTCGCGGTTCGACGCGGCCATCGCGCCGTTTGCGCTCGCCTTGCCCCACTCGCTGAACTGA
- a CDS encoding haloacid dehalogenase-like hydrolase, translating to MRVEPYETVRLRLREAARRSPSGAVAFDGDGTLWSGDVGEDFLEALLAEDAFSAEAAELFRTDAAGFNVPARGGAKAQLEAIFEAYGHGRFPEDRICELIALAVAGRATAEIDAFSTHLVETRGLAARLHGESVALLDEARGLGLEAFLVSASPRPIVIAGARLVGIDPDHVIAATAYAAGGLSTREIDAPIPYGPGKVARLRRVIGARPLVLAAGDNVFDLAMLAEATVPVAIRPKQRLLVRAGELPALVAVEPAA from the coding sequence GTGAGAGTGGAACCCTACGAGACCGTGCGGCTCCGCCTGCGCGAGGCCGCCCGGCGGAGCCCCTCCGGTGCCGTAGCCTTCGACGGCGACGGCACGCTCTGGTCGGGCGACGTCGGAGAGGACTTTCTCGAGGCGCTCCTCGCCGAGGACGCGTTCTCGGCGGAGGCCGCGGAGCTCTTCCGAACCGACGCGGCGGGCTTCAACGTGCCGGCGCGGGGCGGCGCCAAGGCGCAGCTCGAGGCCATCTTCGAGGCGTATGGGCACGGGCGCTTCCCCGAGGACCGCATCTGCGAGCTCATCGCCCTGGCCGTCGCAGGGCGCGCGACCGCGGAGATCGACGCGTTCTCGACCCACCTCGTCGAGACCCGCGGCCTCGCCGCCCGGCTCCACGGGGAGAGCGTCGCCCTCCTCGACGAGGCGCGTGGCCTCGGGCTCGAGGCCTTCCTCGTGAGCGCGTCGCCGCGCCCCATCGTCATCGCGGGGGCGCGCCTCGTCGGGATCGACCCCGACCACGTGATCGCCGCGACGGCGTACGCCGCGGGCGGTCTGTCGACGCGCGAGATCGACGCGCCGATCCCGTACGGTCCAGGAAAGGTCGCGCGCCTACGCCGCGTCATCGGCGCGCGCCCCCTGGTGCTCGCCGCGGGCGACAACGTCTTCGACCTCGCGATGCTGGCCGAGGCCACGGTGCCTGTCGCAATTCGCCCGAAGCAGCGGCTGCTCGTACGGGCCGGCGAGCTCCCGGCCCTCGTGGCGGTCGAGCCGGCCGCGTAG
- a CDS encoding alpha/beta hydrolase encodes MHLAPFEPVPYASLPALPRLDHPFFSPACRDERVRVRTPHFGEVTLAVRRFGGAKPGAKKLVCIHGLMTSSYSFRYLLERLGGECEVIAPDLPGAGRSDAPDLPYGPEALADLLGALLRELGLGAPSVLGNSMGGYLAMHLAMRHPGSVGRLVNLHSPGIVTPRMRALDAALRLPGAPGLLDVLVSRDPRRWVWKNVHYYDESLKSREEVEEYSAPLQTPAGRRAFARYLADTLSVAGMRRFERDLSSLARFPTPLLLVYARSDPMVPPAVGERLAALVPDARLTWLERGSHFAHVDAPDDFLAAAKDFLLGDG; translated from the coding sequence ATGCATCTTGCACCCTTCGAGCCCGTGCCGTACGCCTCGCTGCCGGCGCTCCCGCGGCTCGACCACCCGTTCTTCTCACCGGCGTGCCGCGACGAGCGGGTGCGCGTCCGCACACCCCACTTCGGCGAGGTGACGCTCGCCGTCCGCCGCTTCGGGGGCGCCAAGCCGGGCGCGAAGAAGCTCGTCTGCATCCACGGCCTGATGACGTCGAGCTACTCGTTCCGCTACCTCCTGGAGCGCCTCGGCGGCGAGTGCGAGGTCATCGCGCCCGATCTGCCCGGCGCCGGCCGCAGCGACGCGCCCGACCTGCCCTACGGCCCCGAAGCGCTCGCCGACCTGCTCGGCGCGCTCCTCCGGGAGCTCGGCCTCGGAGCGCCGTCCGTGCTCGGCAACTCGATGGGCGGCTACCTCGCGATGCACCTCGCGATGCGCCACCCCGGCAGCGTAGGCCGCCTCGTGAACCTCCACTCTCCGGGGATCGTCACTCCGCGCATGCGCGCGCTCGACGCCGCGCTGCGGCTCCCTGGCGCGCCCGGGCTCCTCGACGTGCTCGTCTCGCGCGATCCGCGCCGCTGGGTGTGGAAGAACGTTCACTATTACGACGAGTCGCTGAAGTCGCGTGAAGAGGTCGAGGAGTACTCGGCGCCCCTCCAGACGCCGGCGGGACGCCGCGCGTTCGCGCGCTACCTCGCAGACACGCTCTCGGTGGCCGGCATGCGTCGCTTCGAGCGCGACCTCTCCTCGCTCGCGCGCTTCCCGACGCCGCTGCTGCTCGTGTACGCGCGCAGCGATCCCATGGTGCCGCCCGCGGTGGGCGAGCGCCTCGCCGCCCTCGTCCCCGACGCGCGCCTCACGTGGCTCGAGCGAGGCTCGCACTTCGCGCACGTCGACGCCCCCGACGACTTTCTCGCGGCGGCGAAGGACTTCTTGCTCGGGGACGGGTAG